TCATGAGGAACATGAGCGCCGGTACAGGCATACGTTCCGTAGTCCGCCTTGAGATAAACGTAGACCATGCGCTTATAAAGAATCTTGCTTCAATGAAAGAAAAAGACGGGGAACTAGCCGCAACCATAGTTGAGCAGCTTTTTGATAACACACTTCTGGCCGCCGGGTACATGGAGAATCCCGGAAGCATGGTAGGAAGAATAACCAAGCTTCTTGAGCGGCTTAGCTCCGGATGATGCCTGCGGATGAACTACCTTGCCCACATACGTCTTGGGGGAGATGACCCTGAATGCCTGATAGGGAATTTTCTCGGCGATTTCGTGAAGGGCCGGTTGACTGAGGAGCACTACACTCCTGGGGTAAGGCACGGGATAATGATGCACCGCAGGATTGACGCCTGGACGGATTCTCATGAAATAACTAGGGAGTGCGCCCGGCTTATAAGTCCAGAGCGCAGGCGCTGGAGCAGGGTTATCCTTGACATCTTCTATGACCACCTGCTTGCCGTTAACTGGGAGAGGTATTCGGATGAGAGCCTCAGGGACTTTCTTGACAGGGCGTATGGTATAATCCTCGGGGCGGCGGATATCTTCCCCGAGCGTGCGGCGGACAGGATAAATATCATTATCAGGGACGGCTGGATAGAGAAGTACCAGAGTGTTTCGGGGCTCGGTGCTGTATTCGAGGGAATGTCGAGAAGGGTAAGGAGGGAAAACCCCCTTTCCGGGTCCGAGCGGGAACTCGTTGCGCACTACGACGAGATGAACGAGCATTTCAACCGGTTTTTCCCGGAAATTATTGAATACGCGAGATGTCTTGAGAAAGGGAGCGATGCTGGGATCGGGTGAGACCCCTGCTGCTGCCTGATTTCCCCCAGGAGGTGAAAGGTGATTGATCTTTACACGGCTGCCACGCCGAACGGCAGGAAGGTTTCGATAATGCTTGAAGAACTGGGAGCCGCCTACGAGGTTCACGCGCTTGATCTCTCTCGGTTTGAACACAAGGAGCTGTGGTTTCTCGGGATAAATCCGAACGGGAAAATACCCGCGATAGTTGACAATGATGACGGCACGGCGGTTTTTGAGTCAGGAGCGATACTCATATATCTTGCCGACAAGTTCGGAAGCTTTCTCCCTCCGGTCGGAGACAGCCGCAGAACGACGTGTATCCAGTGGCTCATGTTCCAGATGTCGGCAGTAGGGCCCATGCAGGGACAGCTGAACGTCTTTTTGAAGTATGCCCCGGAGAAGATTCCCTACGCGATAAGGAGATACACCGAGGAAACAAAGAGACTTTACTCGGTGCTCGACGAAAGACTCTCAACAGTGGATTATATTGCCGGAGAGTATTCAATTGTCGACATGGCAACGTGGCCCTGGATAAATGCCTACGATTGGGTCAGAATGGATCTTCAGGCTTTCCCGAATCTCAGCAGGTGGCGTACCAGGGTAGGCGAAAGACCTGCCGTAACAAGAGGAAAAGGGATTCCTCCGGCGCCGGAGGAAGAGGAAACGGAAGAAGAGAAAATAAAGAGAATCCGGAAACTGCTTTCCTAGTCTCCTTATGCGTGATATAGGGTAGGCGGGAGATAATGGCAAATGAGTCAAAACCCGAATGTGCGCGAGGATGAACCCTTGCTCTATCCATTCCCGGAAGGCTGGTATTTTGTCGCTAGCCGCAAGACGATTGAAAAACAGGGGCTTCTGAAGAGAACCTGGCTTGGAGAACGGGTTGTTGTCTGGTGCAACAGCGAAGGTAGAGTCTGCGTTGCCGAGGCAGTCTGTCCGCATCTTGGAGCCGACCTTGGCCCTGAGGTAGGGGGGCGGATAAGCAACGGTTGCTTGGTATGTCCTTTTCACGGTTTCGAGTTTGATGTAAGCGGTCAATGCGTAGCGACACCTTTCGCTCCTCCGCCGAAGACCGCCAGGCTGAAGGTGTTCGAGACGCGGGAAATTCAGGGTCTCATCTTTGCGTGGTGGGGCAGCGGCGGTCGAACGCCTCAATGGCATCTGCCCGAGGTTCCCACGACGGATGCGGACTGGAGCGGGAAGGAGTTCCGCCACATCCGTTTCCCCGGACACCCCCAGGAAACTACCGAGAACTCAGTGGATGCCGCACACCTCAGCTATGTGCACCACTACGACAGTGTGAACCTTGTCGGTTCGGTATCAATTGACGGCACCGCACTTAAAAATTCCTTTAACTTCAAACGTACCCTTGGGGTTGCCGGTATCAGGCTTTTTGAGTACGACGTCTCCGCGGTAGCCAATATACACGGGCTCGGCTATTCATTTGTCGAGATCCGCGAACATTCAATGGACATGGAAACCCGCATGTGGGTGCTCACAACACCGATTGACGGCAAATTCGTTGAAATGACATTGGTGAGCCAGGTGCGGCAGCTTCGTAACCCCAAGGGACTGGGTGTGGGATTGCGGCTTTTTCCAACGGGGCTCAGGACCCGCATCATGAACAAGATACTCATTGCCTCCCAGGAGCATGACGTCATGCAGGATGTCGTCATCTGGAGCAATCTGAAGCACCGGTCACGTCCGAAGCTCTGCAGTGCTGACAGCGATATCGGGAAGTATCGGCGCTACTGCAGGCAGTTCTATCCGGATGGTCAGTATTACAACCCATAGAGGGCTGTAGAGGTTTATGCCGAACCGGCATGCTGTTTTTTGCCCTCCCGGGCCGAGTGGAATTCTAGCGATCTATGCGGTTGAGCTTCTCAGTCGCTCTTTTATCTGCTCGCCGGTTTCCTTGGTTTCATCAAGCAGCATCAGAAGCGGCGGAAGAAAGAAGAAATCTGCTACCAGAGCGATAATTACCGTTATTCCCACCAGAAGACCAAGCACTTGGTTTCCGACCAACCCGGATGCTCCGAACACCATGAAGCCAAGTCCGAACACTATGGTAGTTGTAAATAGCGCCCTGCCCACTGAGCGAAAGGCAATCTGGACGGACTCCGAAGGCAGTTTCCCCGCTTTCCTGCTGTCCGTGTATTTTGTCATGAAATGGATGGTATCGTCCACGATAATGCCGAATGCTATAGCGGTGACGACTGCCGCCGGAACTCCTACCTCTCCCACCAGATGTCCCCACAGCCCCATGGCCATAGCGGCCGGAAGGAAATTGGGTATCAGACTGACCAGTCCCAGGCGTATGCTTCTGAATATGGCGAACAGCAGAAGGGAGACGATGGCCATCGCCACAAAAGTGCCCTGTAGCATGTTTTCAATGTTTCTCTGAATCGAATGAGACCCCACAATCGAAATTCCTGTAGCGCCGGTTTCCATGCTGGGGGCATTTTTCTGCAACCATGCACGTGCACGGTTGTCGAGGTCGATTTTTTCCTTGCTGGACATACTTTTCACTGAGACCGTTACGCGTGTTGCCCTCCGGTCATGGTCGATCAGGTTATTGAGGTCACGGCCTATCGGAAGAGAAAATTCGTAGAGCAGAAGATACTGTGCAGCAAGTTCGGGATCGTCTGGAAGCGCGTAGTAATCCGGGTTATCACCATGCAGGTTCTTGTTCAGACGCTTCATGATGTCGGCAATTGAGAAGATATGGACAAATTCCGGTTGCTCCCTGTACCAGTCAGAAAACGCCTCAACCTGTTTTAGGTATTCTATATCCGTGACGGCTCCCTCACGGCCGGAGTCAAGAGAGTACTCATAGGTTTCCACTCCAGGGAAGTTTTTGCTCAGAAAATCCGCGGATCGCCGGAACTCGTAGCTCTCATCCATAACCTCAAGCCAGTTTTCCCTGAGTTCGATCTTGAAAATGCCGGCAACCAGCACGATAGTTACAATGCCAAAGAAGCAAAGAAGGATCGTACGGTAGGAGATGACAAAACGGCTGAGACGATCGAAAAAATCCAGTCTGTTCTCACGCATCTTCCGGGCACGAACAGGCAATACTGACAGGAATGCGGGCAACAGGGTCACCGAAAAGACAAAAGCGCACATGGAGCCGAACGCCACGATATTGCCCATGACCCGAAACGGCGGCATATCTACGAAATTCAGGCTCAGAAATCCGATTGAAGTTGTGAACGAGGTAAGGAAAACAGGCCACACGTTCACTCGCACGGCATGGACCGCCGCCTCTGCTTTCGTCATGCCCTGGCGCAAGCCCCCGGCCATTCCCTCAATAATGTGCACGGAATGAGCGACGGTCACGGCCATCAGTACGAACAACGCGGCACCGCTTTCACCAAACAACCTTAAGCCGGTCCATCCGGCAAAGCCCAGCGCGGATGGGATGACGGCAAGAATCATCAGCACGATGGCAAGCGTTCCCCATATCGAACGTATCAGAACCAATGCGACAAGCAGCATGGTTCCAAGAGCAATCGGCCCGAGTATGGCTGTTTCATCGTCAAGAGCGTCGCCTATGACACGATTTAGGATGAGTCCGCCTAAAAGGTGGTAGTCGATGGATGTGTATTTTCCCCGGGCGTCGGCAACAGTCTCATACAGGTAGTCGGTAACCTCTCGCTTGGTCAGTTCACGATTTTCGTCAGGAAGCACGATACTCACAACCAAACCGGCAACTTTTTCGTCACGGGAAATGAATCGCCCGGCAACTTCCTGGGTGCCGAGCGCGATATCTTTGATTCGTTCTATATCCGTATCGCTCAGCGAACCGGCTTCCTCGATAAGCGGCTCAACAACCAGTTCGTCTTCAAGCCCCTCGCTGTGCGTGTAGTTCGAAATAGAGTCGACACGGGTGGCGTAGGGGGTGCGCCAAAGCTGCTCAGTCAACTCTTCAATGGCAACAAGCGCGTCTTTCGTAAAGACGGTGCCGTTATGCGGCGCCACGGCGACTAGTGCAACATCAGACAGCGCATATGTCTCTTCAAGCTGTTCCAGTGCTAAAAGGTGCGGGTCGGATTCTCCAAAGTGATTGCGAAAGTCCACATCCACCACAATCAAGCGCGCGGCCCCCGCAGCAAGCACAAGCATAACAAGCAAAGAGAGCAGAATAGTCAACCAGCGTCGGGTGACTATCATCGAGATACAGGATTCGAGACTCATACGATGGGAAATGGTACCGAGATATCTCAGGAGACACAACCCCGGGAATTTGCGTTCTATGAAAAGATTCTTTGCATTGACGGGAACAACTGTCTGTATTACTCTATGAGCAGGGATA
This genomic stretch from Candidatus Dadabacteria bacterium harbors:
- a CDS encoding ACP phosphodiesterase, which translates into the protein MNYLAHIRLGGDDPECLIGNFLGDFVKGRLTEEHYTPGVRHGIMMHRRIDAWTDSHEITRECARLISPERRRWSRVILDIFYDHLLAVNWERYSDESLRDFLDRAYGIILGAADIFPERAADRINIIIRDGWIEKYQSVSGLGAVFEGMSRRVRRENPLSGSERELVAHYDEMNEHFNRFFPEIIEYARCLEKGSDAGIG
- a CDS encoding glutathione S-transferase N-terminal domain-containing protein, with product MIDLYTAATPNGRKVSIMLEELGAAYEVHALDLSRFEHKELWFLGINPNGKIPAIVDNDDGTAVFESGAILIYLADKFGSFLPPVGDSRRTTCIQWLMFQMSAVGPMQGQLNVFLKYAPEKIPYAIRRYTEETKRLYSVLDERLSTVDYIAGEYSIVDMATWPWINAYDWVRMDLQAFPNLSRWRTRVGERPAVTRGKGIPPAPEEEETEEEKIKRIRKLLS
- a CDS encoding Rieske 2Fe-2S domain-containing protein, with product MSQNPNVREDEPLLYPFPEGWYFVASRKTIEKQGLLKRTWLGERVVVWCNSEGRVCVAEAVCPHLGADLGPEVGGRISNGCLVCPFHGFEFDVSGQCVATPFAPPPKTARLKVFETREIQGLIFAWWGSGGRTPQWHLPEVPTTDADWSGKEFRHIRFPGHPQETTENSVDAAHLSYVHHYDSVNLVGSVSIDGTALKNSFNFKRTLGVAGIRLFEYDVSAVANIHGLGYSFVEIREHSMDMETRMWVLTTPIDGKFVEMTLVSQVRQLRNPKGLGVGLRLFPTGLRTRIMNKILIASQEHDVMQDVVIWSNLKHRSRPKLCSADSDIGKYRRYCRQFYPDGQYYNP
- a CDS encoding MMPL family transporter; amino-acid sequence: MSLESCISMIVTRRWLTILLSLLVMLVLAAGAARLIVVDVDFRNHFGESDPHLLALEQLEETYALSDVALVAVAPHNGTVFTKDALVAIEELTEQLWRTPYATRVDSISNYTHSEGLEDELVVEPLIEEAGSLSDTDIERIKDIALGTQEVAGRFISRDEKVAGLVVSIVLPDENRELTKREVTDYLYETVADARGKYTSIDYHLLGGLILNRVIGDALDDETAILGPIALGTMLLVALVLIRSIWGTLAIVLMILAVIPSALGFAGWTGLRLFGESGAALFVLMAVTVAHSVHIIEGMAGGLRQGMTKAEAAVHAVRVNVWPVFLTSFTTSIGFLSLNFVDMPPFRVMGNIVAFGSMCAFVFSVTLLPAFLSVLPVRARKMRENRLDFFDRLSRFVISYRTILLCFFGIVTIVLVAGIFKIELRENWLEVMDESYEFRRSADFLSKNFPGVETYEYSLDSGREGAVTDIEYLKQVEAFSDWYREQPEFVHIFSIADIMKRLNKNLHGDNPDYYALPDDPELAAQYLLLYEFSLPIGRDLNNLIDHDRRATRVTVSVKSMSSKEKIDLDNRARAWLQKNAPSMETGATGISIVGSHSIQRNIENMLQGTFVAMAIVSLLLFAIFRSIRLGLVSLIPNFLPAAMAMGLWGHLVGEVGVPAAVVTAIAFGIIVDDTIHFMTKYTDSRKAGKLPSESVQIAFRSVGRALFTTTIVFGLGFMVFGASGLVGNQVLGLLVGITVIIALVADFFFLPPLLMLLDETKETGEQIKERLRSSTA